From a region of the Hyalangium ruber genome:
- a CDS encoding serine/threonine-protein kinase, producing the protein MSSTPEQPTSKPVILFSSGATSYELLRYLGASSNGEVLLARRRYADTLGSSVLIKRLQEPSSGVERARLLDEFKLILQLSHPCIAQAYLVRMHEGSPHVVMEHVDGYSLESLLSFAAMRGQPMPEPFAAYLVGEVADALQYAHTLRDARGRPLGIVHRDVSPRNIRFGFHGRVKLTDFASAYSKMEGRMETVGPLLKGDIAYSSPEYLMLQPLDARSDLFSLGVVLLELVTGKHLLDLEEVQQAMRMAGPPTTVQASLQSELQSWATAPEMSMRMERFRPEHVERATRGLSAPMRAIVLKALRRDPGERFQSGQELRDELWAFMGGTGRCYGPQDAEREAARVRSDATRRHGGAQLPESEEFSPRPPGLVPRRHDP; encoded by the coding sequence ATGTCTTCAACCCCTGAGCAGCCCACCTCCAAGCCCGTCATCCTCTTCTCGTCCGGTGCCACCTCCTACGAGCTGCTCCGGTACCTGGGAGCCAGCAGCAATGGAGAGGTGCTGCTGGCGCGCCGAAGGTACGCCGATACCCTGGGAAGCTCCGTGCTCATCAAGCGCCTGCAAGAGCCCTCCAGCGGCGTCGAGCGGGCGCGGCTCCTGGACGAATTCAAGCTCATCCTCCAGCTCAGCCACCCGTGCATCGCCCAGGCGTACCTGGTGCGTATGCATGAGGGCTCGCCCCACGTCGTCATGGAGCACGTGGATGGCTACTCCCTGGAGTCCCTGCTCAGCTTCGCCGCCATGCGCGGGCAGCCCATGCCCGAGCCGTTCGCGGCCTATCTCGTGGGTGAAGTGGCGGATGCCCTCCAATACGCGCACACGCTGCGGGATGCGCGGGGCCGGCCGCTGGGCATCGTCCACCGGGACGTCAGTCCGCGAAACATCCGGTTTGGCTTCCATGGGCGCGTCAAGCTCACGGACTTCGCCTCCGCCTATTCGAAGATGGAGGGCCGCATGGAGACAGTGGGCCCGCTCCTCAAGGGCGATATCGCCTACTCCTCCCCCGAGTACCTCATGCTCCAGCCGCTGGATGCCCGTTCCGATCTCTTCTCGTTGGGGGTGGTGCTCCTCGAGCTGGTGACGGGCAAGCACCTGTTGGATCTGGAAGAGGTGCAGCAGGCCATGCGAATGGCGGGGCCGCCCACCACCGTGCAGGCCTCACTGCAGAGCGAGCTTCAGAGCTGGGCCACCGCGCCCGAGATGTCCATGCGCATGGAGCGCTTTCGTCCAGAGCACGTGGAGCGCGCCACGCGGGGGCTGTCGGCGCCCATGAGGGCCATCGTTCTGAAAGCGCTCCGGCGCGACCCGGGCGAGCGGTTCCAGTCCGGGCAGGAACTGAGAGATGAGCTCTGGGCCTTCATGGGCGGCACCGGGCGCTGCTACGGCCCTCAGGATGCGGAGCGTGAGGCAGCCCGTGTTCGCAGTGATGCCACCCGGCGTCATGGCGGCGCCCAGCTTCCGGAGAGCGAGGAGTTCTCTCCCAGGCCGCCTGGGTTGGTCCCCCGCAGGCACGACCCCTGA